The sequence ATCCATGGAGCTCCCATGGCAAGATTCTTATGCAATACTgagtttaaaagataaatttctgGAATACTTATTTATTATGATACTGTtgatcttcctggtggctcagatggtaaaaaaatctgccttcaatgagagagacctggctttgatccctgtcttggaaagatcccctagagaaaggaatggcaacccactctactgttcttacctggagaatcccagggacagagcagcgtggcaggctacagtccgtggggttgcaaagagtcagacacgactgagcgctaACACTGCTACTCCTGCTGCCGCTCCCACTGCTGttgatcttaaaaaacaaaaatcccgaaaaaaaaaataataaaagaaaaaaaagaagaaaaagaaaagaaagaaaaaagaaaagaagaaaaaaaaaataataaaaataaaaaaaccccaaaaatccCACATGGATGAAGCCATGCTGTATATTTTCTATGAGGAGTTATGTTTGTAgaagatattttgaaaagaacCGTCTAGATTTTAGGGTTTAGACTCGCAGAGGCCTCCCCTGACCAGCTTATTTAAACGTCTGTCTCCTGCGTTCACCTGCGTGTCCTGCCAGTCTCTCTCACTGCACCCTGTTTGTTTCCTTCATGCCCTGTCACAGTTCATGTATGTCTGTCTATCGtgtagcacagtgcctgacacctgGTAGATagtaaataagtttttaaaagttgtaacCAATATACAGCAAATCAACAGTGGTTATCCCTGAGAAGGAAAACAGGATTGCTCTTAAGATTTTAGTATTATCTCTAATGCtctaaatttgaaaagaaagtgttTCTAGATATTACTTaggtcattaaaataaaaacaaaacatttaccaAGCCCCCCTTCTCACGTAGTACCAAAAAGAGTATATTTAGCACagtccttttaatattttatgtcccCAAGTCATGCTGACATTCAAATTATCATTACTCATGCCACTTTCTGTAGGTGCTTGCAAGTCTGCTGTCCTCTCTTTAAAAAAGAcaatttatctggctgcacctagtcttagctgcagcacacagggtctttgatcttccttgtggcatgtgggatctagttccctgaccaagaatggaacctgggtcccctgcattgaaaatgcagcgtcttagccactggaccaccagagaagtccccccaCCGGTCTCTTCTTAAATTTCTCACCTAGGGATTCTTTGGACACATGAGTGTAGATAATTGAGAGTctcttaaatgtcttttaatctgtaaattcctttcttgtttttaacAAAGCTCTGAGTTTTGTCCTTCTGGGTTTTTTGAGGTTTTGCTGATGATCCCCATGGTTTCTTTCAGTATGTTTCTCTGTCCCTGTTTGCTGTGAATTGTTGGTGAAATCAGTCATCAGTGAACGTTGCCAATATCTAGTTATTGAGGATGGCACAGTGGTTGTATTCTGATTCTTTGATTACTTCTTGGCTTATTATCCTGAAAACTTCTATAAAGAGAAACTTCTCATCAACCATTTGGTTACCTTAGGTATATAGACATGGGATTAGCAACATAAATGTTCGAAAAGAATGTAGTAGTTCTCAACCATCCTTCAAGGATTGCTGTCATCTGTAAAGTGGTATTAGTAGTAAGTACCtcttagggttgttgtgaagaataAGTGAGTGAATACTTATAAACTGTTTAAAGTACTAtctgagaagaaaacatttttcatatataGTAACCATTATATAAGTGTCTCTTAAATAAAAGAACTGGAATAGAGCATTAGGCAAATCATAAAATCAGTGCAAGATAGACTTTTAAGCAATTCATGGAAGAACTAAACTTTCCAAGTTTTtcagtatttatatttttgtcaaaATGGTATGTCCATGTTGTTTAAAAATTCTAATCTTTGTTCAGACAAATTATAATGAAAGCCATTCTCAGAGTAATTTTGTGGCCATAAATATAAGCACTTTCCAGGTCTGCTTTTGGTCCAGAAAGGGGTTTATATGGGCACTTAGCAATATTcacctttttgatgatccataaTAGATGGTGCTGATGGAGAGACAGAAGCTGGAGAAGTACAGCAAAATAAAAGTGTCACTTACGATCTCTCGAAATTGGTAAACTATCCAGGTTTTAATATATCTACTCCCAGAGGAATTCCAGATGTAAGTATATTGGTTTTATATTCTTCTGGGATATAAAAGTATTTGTGTAGATTGTTCAAAATGTTACCTTACATAGCAATTACTGTCTCATAAAGAAGTTAAAGTTGAGAATTCCCtcgctgtccagtggttaggactctacactttCAGTGCTGAGGGTGGGAgctcaatcctgggttgggaaactaAGCTCCCATAAGCCATGCAGTGTGACcagaaaaaaacagtaaatgtgacaagaatttgggcaaactctgggagatagtggagacagaggagcctggcatgctacagtccatggggtcacaaagagtcggacatgatttatcAACTGAACAGCGACAACTAAATGTGTTACTTATgagtttaactttttaatttcttttgtgttGACTAGAATGTTAAGTGAAATCTTGAATTCgtcaaaaagaaaacccagttttttctgattttatgccCTAAGGAACTAAAATAGAATGATTAGATTCTGTAAATCTGGAACTgttctaaaattaaaagattatcatttcttttttaacaacATGGGGTGGTTTGAAGCAGTATTGTTAAGTTTTACAGAATTGCTTGGGAAGTATTTTTCTACCTTTAATCAATCTATGTGTACTGTAACTTTTTcctacttttccttcttttccccccACAAAGTAAAATTTCTCCGATACAAGAAAGGTTTGCTATACTTAATCTTTTGCACCTTTTATCTTATGTTTCAGGATTCAACAActaactgtggtggtggtggtggtggtggtggtggtattttAGTAAAAATGCGTTCTAGGGactccctcatggtccagtggcagCGCCTCTGAGCTCCCaacacaggaggcctgggttcagtccctgctcagggaactagatcccacatgctgcagctaagacccagtgcagccaaataagtaaatgacttaaaaaaaaattcattccagCTATTCTTAGGGACTGGGCAGTAGAGAAGCAGCCAAAGGTCTAAATTAGAGTCTGGTGAACAGATCTGAAGATGTGTGTAATTAGTTAAGGGCTGGCTAAATTGCATGTACAAACCATCAGTGCCTCTGGAAGTTGGGTCCAAGTCCCAGCCTACATCAGAATCCCCTTGGGGTACGCATTAGAAGTGCACATTCCTGAGCATGCCCTCTCCTTAGACTTAACTTAGTCCCTAGGGTCTGTTGGTTTCACAGGAGCCCAGAGTGATTCTTGTTGAGAGCCGCTGTTAAATGTGTTACTGGCAATAAGAGAGAAAGGAGTGATAACTACTGAGTTTGAAGACAGAAGGTGGAAAACAGCATGAGTGAGCAAGTTAGGAGAAAGGGACAAGAACAGTCTATGGGCAGTACTAGTTAGTATCAGGAGGCGGGTGGGAACCAGCCACGCTGCTGAGAGGCTGTCGTCACTGCCTGTAACTTCTTGATAGTAGGCAGAACCTTTTTGGCCCAAGTGGTTTTGTCAAGTAGTCTTTTAGTATTCTGTCCTGACTGTTGGATAGGCcgagttggtttttttttccctttcagtgcaCTGTTATTTttaacccccaccccctgcaaaaaGGAAAAGTCACATATGAAGCAGGAATGTAATTTGATATCTCCACTTCACCTACTGTAAGCAGACTTCAGAGCATGACATTTTCCAAATACAcacttctttttcccttctcttttcattGATAGGAATGGAGGATATTTGGGTCAATACCAATGCAGGCGTGTCAGCAGAAGGACGTGTTTGCCAATTACCTGACTTCTAACTTCCAAGCGGTAAACAGATTTTCAGAGTGTGGTTTAGAAAAATGTCTTGCTTTCATCCATGGGGTTTTGTAACTCATAGGCATCTCGTTGCCTTTTATTGGTTTTGTAACTCATAGGCATCTCGTTGCCTTTTATTGTTTTGTATATAAAGCGCTCTATGTTTTCTGATGAATCCAAAGGAAAAAGGTAACTACATTCACCAGTTACCTGGATTGGTTCTCTGTATCATGTTTAAATGGAGGGATGGAGTGTAATTCTTTGTCTCCCCCAACTCACttgtgtttggtttggttctcCATTAGCCAAGCATGAAGTCTAGCAGCAAAAGGTCTTCGTCTCGGTCCAGCCCCAGTAGTCCAAAGAAGCAGAAGAAGGAAAACAGCGCAGCAGCCTCACCTGCCGACATGGAACTGGACTCGGGTAGGTTCCACCCCGTGGTTTTGCTTTCATTGAGAAAGTAGGACGAGTTTGTATGCTGATGAGTTCCCTAAGAAAGAGGAAGCTCTTAATGAGCAGTAACTCAAGAGTAAATCTTCCCTTTTATCCTTGGGTATCAGAGCACCTCCACTATTGCTGATCAGAGCTGAGTTTGGAAGGCTTATAGCTTTGCGTGAGAGCCGGATGGGCCCGCCAACCGGGCTCCTTAGACAGACCTTTCCACCCAGTCCCAGGGCCCTGGATCTGGACTGGCCTCCTGATGGGCAGGGCTTTGAGATACACAGTGGAAAATACTCCCCTTTGGCAGCTCATTCCCAAGAGGAGGAAGGGCAGGACTGAGGCAGGCTTTCTCAGTTATTCTTCCTGAGTATATAAATTCACGAAATCCCGTCTCCCCCCAGGAAAGAGAGACCGTGAGGAAAGTCCATCCTTTCAGAAAGCCAAGGGAAGGGAACAAAGACCTTGCCCTCTGTTCTCCCTTAGTCTTTTGCTCTCTGAATCCTCTGGGTTTACCATGGAACCTGTGGTCAAGCAGGGTTGTGATGGTCCTGAGGGATGTGACCAGGGTGAGATGAGCAGGGTTAGGGCATTCGAGACAGTGAGAAATGCAAATACAGAAGCATGAAGCATCACAGCATGTTTGTCTACCAACAGTGTGATAGCTGGAGTTCAGACCCGGCTGTAAGAAATGACGTAGTCAAAAAAGGCAAGTTTTTGGTTGTAAGAGCCTCATATGGTACAGAGGAGATTGAACTTCTTCCTCTAGATCATGACAAGGCACTAAAGGGTTTCTAATGAGATGGAAAGGTTAATAGGACcagatttgtgttttagaaagactAACTGTTTGGATGAGTATAAGGAAGATGAGTCGAGAGGCAGGAATGACTCTGATACTCCTGACCAACAGTAATGGTCCCAAAATAATGTAGCAGCTGTGACAGGCTGTGGGAAAGGGTGGACCCCAGAGAGCTAAGGACCGGGTGTGGGctgaaggaaaggaggaggacTCTGGTGACTAGGTTTCGGTTTTGGAGACTTAAAGCAGATACTACTGATGGTGCCAGTGAACGAGTTAACGAACGGGGGAAGAATCTGAGTTCTAGGAAAAGATTCCTTGTTTTGTACAGGTCAGATCTGTTGTGTCTGTGAGACACCCAGATAGTGATGACCAGTGACCAGTTGACCACATGAACCCACAGTTCGGTCGAGCAATCTAGACTGGGATACAGAACTGGGAAATAAGCCAGGGAGTTTCCAGTTACCTCCTCCGCTGCTTCTTCCACCTCTGCCCACTTGAGAGTCTAGGTAGTCTCATTTCCAGCCAGATTTCCTACTGTGTTAAAGGTTACTCTCGGTTAGAGTTCCTGGCACCAGAGATCCTGACCTCTCCCCCTGCAGATGTTCTTTTCAGGTGGATTGAGGCCATTAAGCAATGATGATCGTATGCTTCCCAggggtctcagtggtaaagaatccacctgccaatgcaggagatgcaggtttgattcctggatcgggaagatcccctggagaaggaaatggcaacccactccagtgttcttgcctggagaatttcatggacagaagagcctggtgggttacagtccatggggttgcaaagagtcagataccgtTGAGCGCACCTTACATATGTGATATCTGAGGATCCAGTTTTCCCCTCTTGAGCCTTTTATTTTGCCATCAATCCTCTGGGTTCACCTGAgttcaaataataaataataaataaagtaaaatcaagTGCTGTATGACAACTCAGTATCTCAACATCCTCATTTCAGATGCCGAGGTCCCGCATGGGTCCCCAAGCAGCGAAGCTTTTCAGTTTCAGCCCCCGCTGCCCCCTGGCACGCCTCCTCCGCTCCCCCAGGGCACCCCTCCACCCATCTTCACTCCTCCGCTCCCCAAGGGCACCCCGCCGCTGACTCCCAGTGACTCACCCCGGATGAGAACGGCATCCGTGACCATGGACGAGGACGCGCTGACTCTGGAGGAACTAGAAGAACAGCAGAGGCAGATATGGGCGGCCCTGGAGCAGGCCGAGAGCGTCAACAGTGATTCGGATATTCCTGTAGACACACCTTTAACTGGGAATTCGGTGGCCTCTTCACCTTGTCCAAACGAACCTGACCTCCCTGTCCCAGAGGGAAAAACACCCGAAAGGCAGGTGCCAGGGGAGGCCGAGGTACTAGACACTGCTGCAAAGAAATCGGAAGAGGAACAAGCCTTGAGCCCAGATTCTGAGACTGCTTTGCTTGGCCAGAAGGAAAACGAAGAGTCCACTCAGGTAGACCGTAAAGGTGCTCATGACCACGGCAGGGTCGAGTCAAACAGTGAGGTCAGGAATGGAGGGAGCAGCCAGCAGCTCCTTCATGCGGACTGCAGTCCTGCAGCAGCCACGAAGGCCCACAGTGCTATCCCCGACATGAGCAAGTTTGCAACCGGAATAACGCCGTTTGAATTCGAGAACATGGCGGAATCTACTGGAATGTACCTCAGG is a genomic window of Bos javanicus breed banteng chromosome 17, ARS-OSU_banteng_1.0, whole genome shotgun sequence containing:
- the ZCCHC8 gene encoding zinc finger CCHC domain-containing protein 8 isoform X3, translated to MKDCPMPRNAARISEKRKEYMDACGETNNQNFQQRYHAEEVEERFGRFKPGVISEELQDALGVTDKSLPPFIYRMRQLGYPPGWLKEAELENSGLALYDGKDGADGETEAGEVQQNKSVTYDLSKLVNYPGFNISTPRGIPDEWRIFGSIPMQACQQKDVFANYLTSNFQAPSMKSSSKRSSSRSSPSSPKKQKKENSAAASPADMELDSDAEVPHGSPSSEAFQFQPPLPPGTPPPLPQGTPPPIFTPPLPKGTPPLTPSDSPRMRTASVTMDEDALTLEELEEQQRQIWAALEQAESVNSDSDIPVDTPLTGNSVASSPCPNEPDLPVPEGKTPERQVPGEAEVLDTAAKKSEEEQALSPDSETALLGQKENEESTQVDRKGAHDHGRVESNSEVRNGGSSQQLLHADCSPAAATKAHSAIPDMSKFATGITPFEFENMAESTGMYLRIRNLLKNSPRNQQKNKKTSE
- the ZCCHC8 gene encoding zinc finger CCHC domain-containing protein 8 isoform X2 — protein: MLEEDHKVEESSAVNNKEAFSVVGSVLYFTNFCLDKLGQPLLNENPQLTEGWEIPKYQQVFSHIVSLEGQEIQVKAKRPKPHCFNCGSEEHQMKDCPMPRNAARISEKRKEYMDACGETNNQNFQQRYHAEEVEERFGRFKPGVISEELQDALGVTDKSLPPFIYRMRQLGYPPGWLKEAELENSGLALYDGKDGADGETEAGEVQQNKSVTYDLSKLVNYPGFNISTPRGIPDEWRIFGSIPMQACQQKDVFANYLTSNFQAPSMKSSSKRSSSRSSPSSPKKQKKENSAAASPADMELDSDAEVPHGSPSSEAFQFQPPLPPGTPPPLPQGTPPPIFTPPLPKGTPPLTPSDSPRMRTASVTMDEDALTLEELEEQQRQIWAALEQAESVNSDSDIPVDTPLTGNSVASSPCPNEPDLPVPEGKTPERQVPGEAEVLDTAAKKSEEEQALSPDSETALLGQKENEESTQVDRKGAHDHGRVESNSEVRNGGSSQQLLHADCSPAAATKAHSAIPDMSKFATGITPFEFENMAESTGMYLRIRNLLKNSPRNQQKNKKTSE